From the genome of Anopheles funestus chromosome 2RL, idAnoFuneDA-416_04, whole genome shotgun sequence:
CCTTTCACCCGGTATAGTTCTTGGAAGGATTGATAACGAATGCGAATCGATCGTGCATTTATAATCACTTTATTATTGTTACATCAAGTAAAACAGTGTTTGGaacggagaaaaaacaaatagtcATTGGCGCGAGTCGTTGGCAGGACACACGATTAAAGCTAGACACCTAGACACTAAACAGATGATGAtcgttcaacattattttttgtgcaAGTTGTTGCAACCGCACTCAAATCTTCAACGATCGCTGCAAAGTACATCACAAATAGTTTAAATCTCTAACCACAGAAGCGACTTTGTTTCGCTGCTCGTTAATCGAGTGTTTCGATGCTCTGCTGTAACTGTGCCAGTGACTGTTTGGCCACATTCGCCAGTATACCTTCGGGTGTCATGGGATCTTCCCATTCCAAAATTCCTCCACACTCCTCCAGTATACGGGCAGCATCGATGAGCTGCTGCTTGAGCGGCTTACCATCCCGATTGTCCTCACCGCGCGCGAATGCTGACTGGGCGAGCATAATAAGCGGCGCATGCAGTTCGTACAGTATCATCGCTCGGGCACGCGATTTACCCGGCTCAAACACGTCCAGCACGCGGAGGATGCTGCGACACAGTTCGACCTTGCGCTCGAGCAGTATGTCCGGCAGTTCGACCATCCCGTACCCGGGTATGCGCCCGTACAGCTCGATCAAACTGTGCCGGATGGAGGTGTTGATGAAGTGAAGCGGATGTAACACGCTGCGGTACTTTTTGTACATGGTTTCGTACGCTTCCAGCCGGTTCGCTTCATAATCCAGGTAGGCCAGTTCGTCTATTTCGTTGTGTATCGTCATGACGGCTTTCTGTACAGCGGCACCGGACGTTTTGAAGCTACATTGAGCGCATTTCCATTCGGCATTTTCGTCTGTGAAAGGGAATCGATTAGTATCGAAACGAGTTTGGAGTACACTCACTTACCTAGTGGATCGATTGTGGTTATGAATCCTCCATTGCATTTGCTGCATAGCAGCGTACTGAAATGCGTTCCCAGTTCGGTTGGGTCGAGACATCGAGTGCAGTGGCATGTGAAGAATTTGCTCATCTTTAAGATCGATTGACGGGCGACCGTACCGGTGAGTGTGTACGTGTAGGTCGTGTATAGTTTCTCTCCTTCCGGTACATCAACTGCAACACGTGCTTCCAACCTGTGAACAAGTGGAAACGTTTAATTTTAGCCAGTGAAGTCTTTCGATCCCGCCCGCAGGGAATAGCGAGAATTTCGACTTTTCAAATTTCTAAATACCCATAACCTAAAATTCCAAGATGCTAAGTTGGAGTCATTTCTGAACTCTCGAAGATCGTTCCCCGTTTGTGCAACTTTTGTAAGGAGAAATCGATAATAGTTGAAGTTTCCTTAAGCCACAACTTTGCAAGACTCATTTATTCAGATTCCTTAATCTGTCAAAACTACTTTAAATAGAATCGATTTCTGCTTGCCAGATACTTCCAGAAAGCGGACAGTAtgccagaactaacttttcaCATATCAGTTCAAAGCCGTTTATCATGCAAAAGAACTTTTTTAGttgtaaaatgttattttcatttacattcCCAACGTTACTAACTGAAGATTgagttattcttttcttcaaaaaatgcTTCTTGACCATTTGTTCAACATGTGTTTGTTGTCGATCGACAACTGCACCTTACGATCACTCATTCAAAGTCTAGTGCTCTCTCATTTCGACTAGTCTAGAACTAGTGGTATTTCTCCTAAAATCGGATAgaaaatctatttttattgTAACCTAAACCTATCCACcaacaccaaaaaccgaaacgatGCTGTTTACTCGATTGGCCAGCAAATGCGCTCCCTGCAGGTCAGGTATCGACATTCAATCTACATTGTTTCTTCGTACACCGCTAACCTGAATAATGCAACACTGTGTGGTTTTGGGGAGGTTTGGTCGCTCACCTGTAACCATCGCTCGGATGAATCGAGTGTACCACGTTCGGTACGCAGTTGTGCGCCATAATTGCCAGCTGTGGATAGAGACCCCGCAAACTGTACCCGTTGCAAGTGCGACCCTCGAACGCATTCACATCCAACAGCCCGATCGCACGCTGTACCAACTCGTTCGAGAACCTTTTGCCAAGCTTACACGGACCGCACAGAAACGCGACTATATTGTTCTCGTCCACCTTCCAGTTAGCACTTTCGCGCCGTTCCGCGTCGTGATACTCCATCGGTTCGATCTCGCGCATCCACCGTGCTTCGTCTGCTTCCTTCGCCAGCAACACCCGTAACGGCGTTATGCAATCGAGCTGCACACAGCCGGCCGTTGAATCATCGACCGGCCGGAATCGAACACCGCTCACAGAAAACACCTCACATTCGCCCCGATGATAAACGAGCTCGCGCATGCCACTACAATCCTCGCACAGTGGCCAACCGCAACGCGAACACCTGGGACCAGCTTCACCGCCATCCACCGGGCAGCAACATTCCAGACAGAGCGGTGGACTGTCCAGTTTGGGACCGACTGCGAACGGGCGCTCCTCGAACAGACGGTCGCCTGCCTTCAGGTTACGGCCGGCCACACCGTAACGACCGAGTTCCGGACATTCCAACACTTTGTAAGTATCGTCATCCATTACTATCGTTGCTTACAACTATTTTACGTCCGTTTTaggaagcacaaaaaaaaggacacgaaCACACACTCGTTAATTGCCCGTCACTAACCGAGACCGCGTGGTTTGACAGACGCTTGGTTTACCCGCTCGACGACCAATGAGTTAATGGCGCACTTCGGGTTCAGGGTGGTTGCATTTATAGATTTCACGACGCTTAAACCCGCTCGGTGTGGCTGTGGGACCGAAAGCCGAACGAGACGCACCTTCCCGATGCACGGTGGGTTTATGCGGTGACCATTATTGCTCAATTTATAGTTACGGTGAGCATGTGAGATGGACAATTAATTATCAGAAAGGATATTTGATACATGAAATGACTGTCTAGAGTGATCTGTATTTGTAGTAATTCAGTACTTTGAAAAAAAGGTCTCTCTGTAATTCTTAATTGAGGcgatttaaacatttattcgTTTAGACATGTTTCAATACGAACTTTCAGAACACATTCTATTATTTCTTTACCGCGGAGCTTGACTCTTTTGTCCAGCAAATCTTCCCATCATGCAAAACCGCGGTCTGTTGGTCGTTCGGGACCGTTTcggctgttttgtgttttgtttgtttcgcgaTGCTATTTTCGCTGCTCCTTCCCCTTCACGGATGGCCAGTCGCTGTTTATTTTTAGCCGAATCCAAAAAAGAAGCCAGGCCCCCACTGATCTGCCGTACGTATATTCTTTCCCCCTGCAAAACATGGGATGCATCGTTCGATTTTGTCATTATTTGCGCTTCGTGACACTATTCGGAAAGATGATCCTGCAGTTTGGGTTCGGTTGGCAATAGAAACCTAGAACGGTACAGGTTGCTAGTCGAGAGATTCCGCTCAAGAAGGTGGGAATGAAGTAACGTTTGTtacggtttttttaaatttccttcaCAGATGTAATTTTTCTGCATCTGTAATAAGTTCAATTTATGCGATTCCATTTTCTTTAACGCATTTATCACATGATCGGGAAAGCGGTTTTCATCGCCACTGTATGTGTTCATACGGCAAGTGGCCTAACAAGTGTTGATGATGGTAAGCTAATTTGACGATCGAGGTCTTGCACTTCGCATCCCCCTAATGCTCACAATTCCCCCCTCTAATGTGGTAGTGATTCACGAAGCGTAAGAATTTTCTTCCCGTCTGCAAGTGCGTAAGGTGAGCCCGCATGCGCATGCGGGAGTTATGGGTTTAGAGGAAGTCGACAAGGAAGGAATGATTGGAACGAAAATTTGTACTCGGATTCGGGagattgttttgcttaaatgAAAGCATATAAGGTGGTTGCAACGCGTGTTGCAAGTGAATtcacttattttttatgagtAAATTGAGTTGAGAATCAATCACAAAGaaataatattgatttttccttGCGGGAACTGAACTTTGTTTTAGTCGAACAGAGCAGAAATTCATTTTCcctttgaaattgtttgaacAACCTAATCTTTGCATACAACTCTTGCCATTGATCGTTGTATGCAATGTACGTATGCAAGGAAAGTCGCTAGCATGATCGTTCCTTTctcaatattgtttttaaaatcacTTATATCCGTTTTTAACGTGttttcgtgattttttttggtgtatttaCGCTTTGCTTTTATATTTACACTCCAATTCGACAAATTGTAAGCGCGACGACAAACTTGCGGCTCATGCTTTTTTCCATTACTACACCGTTACACTTCTTGGTAGCGCTTGGTTGCATATTTCTAATGTCCGCTGGCAGCTTCTTCCTCTCCTTCGACCGTTTTCATACCGCTACCAACCGGTCCGTGGCGTCTTTCCCAGATCATACGATGCTTCTGCTTCATGTAGGCCGTCTTCGCATTCGCATAGCCACCGAGATCTCCATCTGCAGGAAAGTATTGAACAAATATGttgataatattaaaaaaaaatcatttaaacaaattaacagCATCCCTCGATACTTACACTTGATAAACCAATTCTCGGACGCCTTTTCGTACGTGTCTAGCAGTGAACGGCACTTGCGCTCGTGGTCCGGCTGCTCATACAGCACACAGTCCTCAAAACGTTGGCGCAAGATTGCGAGGATTTCATTGTCGACCATCCTGCGAAACAGACGTAAAACGCACAAAATAGggtgatttgttttcctcttatCAAGCTACAGTAATGAGCATGTAAATTGAACGATTTTCATTCAGAGCGGAAAATGCATTTCTAAGGGTGGCATTATTTATGGTATTGTTCAAATAGTGGTATCCTATCTTTCCGTTGCTTCTCAAGCCAATTGAAACATTTCGGTGCCAAAGGGTACAAGAGCAATATTCCCGACAACCCCTCCGTGTTCAAGTGTTTTGATGAAGGTAGACGAAACGGTGTTATGTTTGTTCGAAGCTTTACCGTTCAGCAGCACAGACAAACAGTCTCCAATGTTTGagtgaaagcaaaaacaaatcattctcAAGGCGGCAGTAACGAAAAGCAACACGAAAAATACTAATTGCGTTGAGTTCATCGATCAATCGAACTGATTATAGAGAGCTTAATTGATGCTAATGACAGGAAGGAAAATAGTTTCCTCCTATGGTTTACTGCATCAATCTTTCTGAAGTTCATTGTAAACATACACGAGTTGAAACATTAACAAATCAATCGATAAATTTGAAACTCGATCAACAATTATTCTGCGCattacaataaacaaacattccaaTCATTTGTATCAATATAATTTCAAGTGCAATATTTAATCGTACGAAATTATTGTACTCTTAAAAATCATTagtttttgatgattttgtttgtatggaatttattttatggCACTAAGTTCAAGTTAACAAacctttctttgtttttttgcataaactaccaggcgtctccattctaCTTTTCCCACGcgtaaccccgtcactaaacaaaataatgctttacataaaaaataataaaaaaattaaaacaattctcaaaatttgaaaatttcataaggctcatttttgtagcaagttttgcctataactcggtcggtatccaacggatcgccaatctttaacctgtggtcgatagatggcacaaatggctacattttcttcttggacagccatgctctcaggtgtccgtgccggaagttattcgaggaaccaagttccttaccctgtttgatagaatgtaaaattttcctcatttttgagcaattcagcaaaattttaaaaaatgatttattttaatgcgaatttgttgcaataagtttcttttcactcaaataatgctttaaattaaaaaaagaatcaaaaatcagaaaaaaaattttaaaaaattttcaacttgaaaatttcataaggcttaccccttacgtttttttgggaaaattttgcaaaaaaaattaaattgatttattttaatgccaattggttgcaatgtgtttcttttcactcaagtaatgctttaaataaaaaaaagagtgaaaaataatataaaaatcaaaaaattcaaaaaaatgaaaattaactgaggcccatttttgcaccaagttttgcctataactcggtcggtatccaacggatcgccaatctttaacttgtggtcgatagatggcatcaatggctacattttcttcttggacagccatgctctcaggtgtccgtgccggaagttattcgaggaaccaagttccttaccctgtttgagaaaatgtaaaatttttctcatttttgcagcaagatttgcatataactcggtcggtatccaacggatcgccaatctttaacatgtggtcgatagatggcatcaatggctacattttcttcttggacggccatgccctcagatgtctgtggcagaagttattcgagtaaccaagttccttactctgtttgagaaaatgtaaaattttcctcatgtttgcaccaagttttgcccataattcggtcggtatccaacggatcgccaatctttaacatgtggtcgatagatggcatcaatggctacattttcttcttggataaccatgcccttagatgtctgtggcagaagttattcgaggaaccaaattccttaccctgtttgagaaaatgtaaaattttcctcatttttgaacaatgtagcaaaatttttaaatgtgatatattttaatgcgaatttgttgcaataagtttcttttcactcaaatattgctgtaagataaaaaaaagaataaaaaatcagaaaaaaaaatttaaaaaattttcaactcgaaaatttcataaggcttaccccttacttttttttgggaaaattttgcaaaaaaaattaaattgatttattttaatgccaattggttgcaatgtgtttcttttcactcaagtaatgctttaaataaaaaaaagagtgaaaaataataaaaaaatcaaaaaattcaaaaaaatgaaaatttaccaaggctcatttttgcaccaagttttgcctataactcggtcggtatccaacagatcgccaatctttaacctgtggtcgatagatggcaccaatggctacattttcttcttggacagccatgctctcaggtgtccgtgccggaagttattcgaggaaccaagttccttaccctgtttgagaaaatgtaaatttttttctcatttttgcatcaagttttgcctataactcggtcggtatccaacggatcgccaatctttaacctgtggtcgatagatggcaccaatggctacattttcttcttggacagccatgctctcaggtgtccgtgccggaagttattcgaggaaccaagttccttaccctgtttgataaagtgtaaaattttcctcatttttgagcaattcagcaaaattttaaaaaatgatttattttaatgcgaatttgttgcaatgtgtttcttttcactcaaataatgctttaaattagaaaaataataaaaaatcagaaaaaaatttttaaaaaaatttcaacttgaaaatttcataaggcttaccccttacgtttttttgggaaaattttgcaaaaaaattaaattgatttattttaatgccaattggttgcaatgtgtttcttttcactctagtaatgctttaaataaaaaaaagagtgaaaaataataaaaaaataaaaaaaatcaaaaaaatgaaaatttactaaggctcatttttgcaccaagttttgcctataactcggtcggtatccaacggatcgccaatctttaacctgtggtcgatagatggcaccaatggctacattttcttcttggacagccatgctctcaggtgtccgtgccggaagttattcgagaaaccaagttccttaccctgtttgagaaaatgtaaaattttcctcatttttgcaccaagttttgcctataactcggtcggcatccaacggatcgccaatctttaacctgtggtcgatagatggcaccaatggctacattttcttcttggacagccatgctctcaggtgtccgtgccggaagttattcgaggaaccaagttccttaccctgtttgataaagtgtaaaattttcctcatttttgagcaaatcagcaaaattttaaaaaatgatttattttaatgcgaatttgttgcaatgtgtttcttttcactcaaataatgctttaaattagaaaaataataaaaaatcagaaaaaaatttttaaaaaaatttcaacttgaaaatttcataaggcttaccccttacgtttttttggggaaattttgcaaaaaaaattaaattgatttattttaatgccaattggttgcaatgtgtttcttttcactcaagtaatgctttaaataaaaaaaagggtgaaaaataataaaaaaaataaaaaaatcaaaaaaatgaaaatttactaaggctcatttttgcaccaagttttgcctataactcggtcggtatccaacagatcgccaatctttaacctgtggtcgatagatggcatcaatggctaaattttcttcttggacggccatgccctcagatgtctgtgtcaggagttattcgaggaaccaagttccttaccctgtttgagaaaatgtaaattttttctcatttttgcatcaagttttgcctataactcggtcggtatccaacggatcgccaatctttaacctgtggtcgatagatggcaccaatggctacattttcttcttggacagccatgctctcaggtgtccgtgccggaagttattcgaggaaccaagttccttaccctgtttgatagaatgtaaaattttcctcattttgagcaattcagcaaaattttaaaaaatgatttattttaatgcgaatttgttgcaatgtgtttcttttcactcaaataatgctttaaattagaaaaataataaaaaatcagaaaaaattttttaaaaaaatttcaacttgaaaatttcataaggcttaccccttaagtttttttggggaaattttgcaaaaaaaatgaaattgatttattttaatgccaattgtttgcaatgtgtttcttttcactcaagtaatgctttaaataaaaaaaagagtgaaaaataataaaaaaatcaaaaaaatcaaaaaaatgaaaatttactaaggctcatttttgcaccaagttttgcctataactatttttttgagcaatttagcaaaattttaaaaaatgatttatttcaatgccaattgattgaaataagtttctttacgGTCAAATaacactttaaataaaaatagaattaaaaataataaaaaaataaaaaaatctaaacatttgaaaatttcctaaggctatagctttagcttttttttagtaatttaacaaaatttataaattgattcgcaaacgcaaacgcgacaattgctaagcatgtagtgcgGGGGTAAAAATGGTAACAAATCACATACAGCGCGACACGGTTTataaacagcagcagcattaaatacaaaacaggaAACATCCAATTTCCAAACCTCAACAACACACGATAATATCGTTTGTCCCGTCGGTAAGAGATATAAATATCTTTTATTTACATTGTGTCTAACAAACAAATTCGCGCTGCCCGCGGCACGATCGACGCGGTttcttcgtgtttttttggtggaaaatgcatttgtttatGCGTTCCaggtttttcttctgttacCCTACCCGTACGAAATGGAGTTTGCAGTTTTGCTCAACTGGAACGAAGGCAATAGAAAATATGCTGGACATTTTCTATTTCTCGCTCGAGGTAGAGATTTTCTACGGGAAATAATAACATCTTTTATCGTCCTAATTTGCACCACGTGCATGTTACAATTTGCAGATGCAAAAGTAGGacagaatattttattacattttgtgtggaaaatttaaGAATAAATTCCTCTAAATTCCTCAAAGGAGTTttttcaacgaaaaaaacatattcctcTCAAATGTCCAAAATTTCTTGAAGTTACTTTGGTCGGAAGACATTTGGTTCACCGAAGTCCGAGCAAGGGCACCTTTAAATGCATCTCGCACGATTGATACCTAAAATCACAAACTAAATTGATCTGCAGGATACCTAGCGTCCAATAACAATGCAcatggaagaaaatgtaacgtACAGCCGTAAAGGTTAAGATCATCTTTAAACCTTTCAAATGCATGGCGTCTCATCATAAACATCGTCACAGTAAGGGGCAACAGCATCAAAGGACTAATTAATTAGAATAACTATAATCTGTCAACGCTTACAACCGATCACTTTATCTGACCGGTTGGGAAGAAATTAAAGCAGACCACAACTCTTCTTTGAAAGGACCGGTAGTCAGACGATCGACAGGGATGGACAATTTTGGCACCATTCACCAAAGCGCTGACGAGACAGTGTGTGAGACGACTCAAAGGGCAAGAGtcgagggattttttttaagtaaacatACACGTCGAAACGACTGTTACGAATGAAGATGTTTGCCAGCGTTTAGTGAAAATGCTCGTGCAGGTGTGTGTCGTACGCGTGTAAGTTTACATTCGATTTATTCGTTTAAACCAtctgaggtttttttttcacatccacCTCATGTAGCACAtctacctttttttggtttgcaaaacataaaacagatgATCATGACATTGTGTGTACCCGGCGTACAAGAAGATGTTTATGGAGTGTTGCTAGCGTCCACACCTTTCgcatacgttttttttgtgtgtgtgattttattGTACAAGCGCGTGGATGCCACTTAAAACGAGCTTTACACGTACATTCGTGGTAATGGATTTCCGGTAGtcgtgggtttgttttttttacactagAAAAGTCCGAGATTTAGTACCTTTAAACCTGACCAACAATCCAAACCGGCACACGAAACACTTGAGATTTGCTTTCAATGGTTCAGCTCATATGTGCGGCTCCTAGTTTGCAGTAAAATCGCACGATCGGCAAGGCCATCGGACGCGATATTGCTTTTTATAGCTTTGGGAAAGCGAGATGCGAAACGAACCCTTTGTAAGGATGTGTTTGCCATCCTTTGGCGCAAGCGGGAAAGAAGCAAGCAAGCTAAGATAAAACCATAATCACCCTATAAATACGGAACCGGTAACATTCAACAAACCAGCCCGTGTCTGCGGTACTCgacaaaacagaagaagggaagggaaaagaaaaagggggaaaaacaaaatcgttaaCGGTGGAAAATTATCGAGTATCGATTAGACCGAATGGAAACGATTGTAGTAACGAAATGATCATAGAATGGGCAGTACGATCGTTTCACAAATGGACACATTGGATGAGTGACTAGCTTAGAATGGCCACACACGAACAGAAATAAAGGTACGATGCGAGCGGtcgataattatttaaaatttactatcAATATAGTACATTGTTTGTCATATTATACTATGTACCTCTGCTAATAATATTCTGTTTCTCGATTCCGTAAACTGTCGGATCCTATTTTGACCACCATCCAGTGCGATACTTGCCCATAATTCATCTCTCTCAAACATATCGATTGGCGATCGCATTGGCAGCAtttaaaatcgattttaaGCTTCGTACCACGCTCCGAACAGAGCGAACGAATTCGGTCAGTCTTACTGTTCAATTCCATCCTAGCGCACACGATTCGGTTCGTTCGGTCATCAAGGTAACCGAAGTTGCTCGAGTGCCCACAATTCGCGACCTGTATCGAGCGTGACTTATTCCACCTTTTTATCCTGATATCCATCCCTTCACCGTATCCCACCAAGCGATGGGTAACGCGCCAAACCCGAAGCAATACACGAAGTACAGCAAAAACACGGCCGAGGTGCGGGTGAAGAAATGCGTCCCGGTGCAACGGGGCATGTTTCGGCTGGGTAGCGGCAATCTCTTCTATCTGATACTGATCAAAATCTTTACCATTCTCAACAACATTGTCAACAAGTGTTTATAGTGttgtgcgtttgttttatCTGTAACTGTCGC
Proteins encoded in this window:
- the LOC125761808 gene encoding SET domain-containing protein SmydA-8 gives rise to the protein MDDDTYKVLECPELGRYGVAGRNLKAGDRLFEERPFAVGPKLDSPPLCLECCCPVDGGEAGPRCSRCGWPLCEDCSGMRELVYHRGECEVFSVSGVRFRPVDDSTAGCVQLDCITPLRVLLAKEADEARWMREIEPMEYHDAERRESANWKVDENNIVAFLCGPCKLGKRFSNELVQRAIGLLDVNAFEGRTCNGYSLRGLYPQLAIMAHNCVPNVVHSIHPSDGYRLEARVAVDVPEGEKLYTTYTYTLTGTVARQSILKMSKFFTCHCTRCLDPTELGTHFSTLLCSKCNGGFITTIDPLDENAEWKCAQCSFKTSGAAVQKAVMTIHNEIDELAYLDYEANRLEAYETMYKKYRSVLHPLHFINTSIRHSLIELYGRIPGYGMVELPDILLERKVELCRSILRVLDVFEPGKSRARAMILYELHAPLIMLAQSAFARGEDNRDGKPLKQQLIDAARILEECGGILEWEDPMTPEGILANVAKQSLAQLQQSIETLD
- the LOC125761822 gene encoding NADH dehydrogenase [ubiquinone] 1 beta subcomplex subunit 10, which produces MPEAPARNPLESFLNAVQATIDSPVTWFREKIVEPNRQTYPWYHQKFRRVPTIDQCYTDDAVCIFEANQQFKRDKMVDNEILAILRQRFEDCVLYEQPDHERKCRSLLDTYEKASENWFIKYGDLGGYANAKTAYMKQKHRMIWERRHGPVGSGMKTVEGEEEAASGH